In Pleuronectes platessa chromosome 5, fPlePla1.1, whole genome shotgun sequence, a single genomic region encodes these proteins:
- the si:ch211-151h10.2 gene encoding uncharacterized protein si:ch211-151h10.2, with protein sequence MPQLTVVHAAGQRAAGRGGRQWMEEVREDGGAAERRADLQRSNPPPLDAQPHPTSWSQFERTLRPWRSYWYFAPVGVVWLVCQVEAQADVCWRLLLLCFLWTVLGGCVQALRWRLQPGHDQGEPAQREQPEEVTENRNIQCSWASPSRSPGLHVPLALALVNSLLLCVLQEPLPDPSVPHIQALLSRLQSVSLALEEADPGSDVTLDEVDGGSTLKHTVKLLCTYLQQRMGSLRTLVQVQGDFEAGVKYMLEGLDGLWAQLEELHTGVTLTKEGGEDQADVALARTRTENLFSVLSHYRSRLQSCQTHLRDGTRQLQVILSSCNKHPPVISPSRLHPVSLFHRS encoded by the exons ATGCCTCAGCTGACGGTGGTCCACGCCGCGGGTCAGAGGGCAGCCGGGCGAGGAGGCCGTCAATGGATGGAGGAGGTCAGGGAGGACGGGggggctgcagagaggagagcagatcTGCAGAG ATCAAATCCCCCACCACTTGATGCTCAGCCTCATCCCACATCCTGGTCCCAGTTTGAGAGGACTCTGCGACCTTGGAGAAGCTACTGGTACTTTGCCCCAGTGGGTGTAGTGTGGTTAGTCTGCCAAGTGGAGGCGCAGGCAGATGTGTgctggaggctgctgctgctgtgtttcctgtggACGGTGCTGGGAGGCTGTGTCCAGGCCCTGAGGTGGCGCCTGCAGCCGGGACACGACCAG GGGGAGCCAGCGCAGAGGGAACAgccggaggaggtgacggaAAACCGAAATATCCAGTGTTCATG GGCGTCCCCGTCCCGGAGCCCAGGCCTCCACGTCCCTCTGGCCCTCGCCCTGGTCAACagcctgctgctgtgtgtcctcCAGGAGCCGCTCCCCGACCCCAGTGTCCCCCACATCCAGGCCCTGCTCTCCAGGCTGCAG tcagtgtctctggcccTTGAGGAGGCTGATCCTGGGTCAGATGTGACACTGGACGAGGTGGACGGAGGCTCCACgctgaaacacacagtgaagcTCCTCTGCACCTACCTACAGCAGAG GATGGGGTCGCTGCGTACTCTCGTCCAGGTGCAGGGGGACTTCGAGGCCGGCGTGAAGTACATGCTGGAGGGTCTGGACGGCCTCTGGgctcagctggaggagctgcacacCGGGGTCACACTCACCAAGGAGGGGGGTGAAGACCAGGCAGACGTGGCCCTGGCCCGGACGCGCACAGAG AATTTGTTTTCAGTCCTGAGTCACTACAGGAGCAGACTTCAGAGCTGCCAGACTCATCTGAGGGACGGCACGCGGCAGCTGCAGGTGATCCTCTCCTCGTGCAACAAACACCCACCTGTGATATCTCCCTCCCGTCTTCACCCTGTTTCCTTGTTTCACAGGAGTTGA
- the prdm10 gene encoding PR domain zinc finger protein 10, which translates to METKQEPSAVWSQAPSSDSENATQVHFEGSTVAQIVYSEDQEDRGQQQVVYTADGNSFASVESAEHTLVYIHPADGTQAVFADQPQVAYIQQDGTTQQVTVLLPSGQNMNTANLHVLSNVADAPQAILEPVSQEQLSVSNSLTSMADMAEPPSSPLGATDSTEDSEEEEEEESEIDEWEPCQPQSFNPHNLWCEECNNANVSVCLKHGPLHPIPSRPVVSKARASLPLVLYMDRFLGGVFSKRHIPKRTQFGPVEGPLVPQSELQDHYLHLKLCVLDADKEEHKANDLWLDLSDEDSCNWMMFVRPALNHLEQNLVAYQYGSEIFYTTIKNIRPKQELKVWYAASYAEFVHHKIHDVTEEERKVLHEQEKNWPCYECNCRFVSSEQLQQHLNMHDDKFNAATRSKSRGRGRSRKRFGTGRRPGRPPKFIRLDPPVETGEDKTTEMLELTEKQPLEEQPLEEHEEGAQNGLKVVELELETEVETELEDQLIPPSEEPVTESIITPSITELPVSLKEDPAQHSQSDGHLTSQDMRRAKRIRNAALQHLFIRKSFRPFKCTHCGKAFRDKDKLDQHLRVHGRDAYTFTCHICSKSFMSDSALEDHLLVHTENRSYACLLCQDTFEKLDLLKDHIGVHAVDGCYTCPSCKKKFTDFIQVKKHIRCFHSEKIFQCPHCDKAFCRPDKLRLHMLRHSDRKDFLCSTCGKQFKRKDKLREHMQRMHNPDREAKKADRILRSKTLKLKVPNSDFESFMFKCRVCMMGFRRRGMLVNHLSKRHPEMRIDDVPELTLPIIKPNRDYFCQYCDKVYKSASKRKAHILKNHPGSELPPSIRKLRPAAPGEPDPMLSTHTQLTGTIATAPVCCPHCAKQYSSKTKMVQHIRKKHPEFAQLANTIQAPLTAAVISSSPAVVSADGTTAEAVVTTDLLTQAMTELSQTLTTDYRTGQGDYQRIQYIPVSQTGGNLTQPQHIQLQVVQVAPASSPHSQHPTDVSQLHDPHGYSQHSIQVQHIQVTGPSGTGQGATQVTGQPLSPTSQQPSQELSPTQLTPVTLSQSHTLQTSGSQSQQGTVQHAYIPGNWNYRGYSSEIQMMALPHAQYVITEASPPGSGVNNNQVKTTHYVISEGQTELEAKQPVPQGATQAQAEQLEQQQQQQQQQQQQQQQPNNSQGPTQYIITTTTNSSGASEVHITKP; encoded by the exons ATGGAGACCAAGCAGGAGCCCTCCGCTGTGTGGAGTCAGGCGCCGAGCAGCGACTCAGAGAACGCCACACAG GTGCATTTCGAAGGCAGCACCGTTGCCCAGATAGTTTACAGTGAAGACCAGGAGGACCgggggcagcagcaggtggTTTACACAGCGGACGGGAACTCCTTCGCCTCCGTGGAGTCTGCAGAACACACGCTGGTCTACATACACCCTGCAGACGGCACTCAG GCTGTATTTGCTGATCAGCCACAGGTGGCTTACATTCAGCAGGATGGTACGACCCAGCAG GTCACGGTTTTGCTGCCCAGCGGACAGAACATGAACACGGCCAATCTGCACGTTCTCAGTAATGTAGCAGACGCCCCACAAGCCATCCTGGAGCCTGTGTCGCAG gagcagctgtCTGTGTCGAACTCACTCACCTCCATGGCGGACATGGCGGAGCCCCCCTCCAGTCCCCTCGGGGCTACGGACTCCACAGAAGAttctgaagaggaagaggaagaggagtctgaGATTGATGAGTGGGAGCCTTGTCAGCCTCAATCATTCAACCCTCACAACCTCT GGTGCGAGGAGTGTAACAACGCCAACGTCTCCGTCTGTCTGAAGCACGGTCCGCTGCACCCCATCCCCAGCCGGCCGGTGGTGTCCAAGGCCCGGGCCAGTCTGCCTCTGGTCCTCTACATGGATCGCTTCCTGGGCGGCGTGTTCTCCAAGAGACACATCCCCAAGCGCACCCAGTTCGGCCCGGTGGAAGGACCCCTGGTTCCTCAGAGCGAGCTGCAGGACCACTACCTCCATCTGAAA ctGTGTGTGCTGGATGCAGACAAAGAGGAACACAAGGCTAACGACCTGTGGTTGGACCTGTCTGATGAGGACAGCTGCAACTGGATGATGTTTGTGAGACCTGCTCTGAACCACCTGGAGCAGAATCTGGTGGCGTATCAGTACGGCTCAGAGATATTTTACACGACCATCAAGAACATCCGGCCAAAACAAGAGCTCAAG GTGTGGTACGCAGCCTCATATGCAGAGTTTGTCCATCATAAGATCCACGACGTGacggaagaagagagaaaag TCCTGCACGAGCAGGAGAAGAACTGGCCGTGCTACGAATGTAACTGTCGCTTTGTGAGCTCGGAGCAACTTCAGCAACATCTCAACATGCACGACGACAAGTTTAACGCTGCTACCAG ATCCAAAAGCCGAGGTCGAGGAAGAAGCAGGAAGAGGTTTGGGACGGGAAGAAGACCGGGGCGGCCGCCGAAATTTATACGCCTGGATCCACCAGTAGAGACTGGTGAGGACAAGACAACG GAGATGCTGGAACTGACGGAGAAGCAGCCGCTGGAGGAGCAGCCGctggaggagcatgaggaggGAGCTCAGAACGGGCTGAAAgtggtggagctggagctggagactgAGGTCGAGACGGAGCTGGAGGATCAGCTCATACCTCCATCAGAGGAACCGGTCACAGAATCCATCATCACACCCTCCATCACGGAGCTGCCTGTGTCACTGAAGGAGGACCCGGCACAGCACAGCCAATCAGACGGCCACCTCACGTCTCAGGACATGCGCCGCGCCAAGAGGATACGG AATGCGGCACTGCAGCACCTTTTCATCAGGAAAAGCTTCCGTCCTTTCAAATGCACACACTGTGGCAAGGCCTTCCGGGACAAGGACAAGCTGGATCAGCATCTGCGGGTCCACGGCCGCGACGCCTACACCTTCACCTGCCACATCTGCAGCAAGAGCTTCATGAGCGACTCGGCCCTGGAGGACCACCTGCTGGTGCACACGGAGAACCGCTCCTACGCCTGTCTCCTATGCCAGGACACCTTTGAAAAGCTGGACCTGCTCAAAGACCACATAGGGGTGCATGCTGTGGACGGGTGCTACACCTGTCCCTCCTGCAAGAAGAAGTTCACTGACTTCATCCAG GTGAAGAAGCATATACGCTGCTTCCATTCAGAGAAGATCTTCCAGTGCCCTCACTGCGACAAGGCCTTCTGCCGGCCGGACAAGCTGCGTCTGCACATGCTGCGCCACTCGGACCGCAAAGACTTCCTGTGCTCCACATGTGGCAAACAATTCAAG AGGAAAGATAAGCTGCGGGAGCACATGCAGCGTATGCACAATCCGGACCGAGAGGCCAAGAAGGCGGATCGGATCCTCCGCTCCAAGACCCTGAAGCTGAAGGTGCCCAACTCGGACTTCGAGAGCTTCATGTTCAAATGCAGAGTGTGCATGATGGGATTCCGACGCAGAGGAATGCTG GTCAATCATTTGTCCAAGCGTCATCCTGAGATGCGGATCGATGACGTGCCGGAGTTAACGCTGCCAATCATCAAACCCAACAGAGATTACTTCTGCCAGTATTGTGACAAG GTCTATAAGAGTGCCAGTAAGAGGAAAGCCCACATACTGAAGAACCACCCGGGCTCAGAATTGCCTCCCAGTATCCGTAAGCTGCGACCAGCGGCTCCCGGGGAACCGGACCCGAtgctgagcacacacacgcagctgaCCGGCACCATCGCCACCGCACCGGTCTGCTGCCCTCACTGCGCCAAACAGTACAGCAGCAAG ACTAAGATGGTTCAGCACATCAGGAAGAAACATCCAGAGTTTGCTCAGCTCGCCAACACCATCCAGGCTCCGCTGACAGCAGCTGTCATCAGTAGTTCTCCTGCTGTCGTCAGTGCAGACGGAACCACAGCCGAGGCTGTAGTG ACCACAGATCTGCTGACGCAGGCCATGACGGAGCTTTCACAAACCCTCACAACAGACTACCGCACGGGGCAGGGCGACTACCAGAGGATCCAGTACATCCCCGTCTCTCAGACAGGAGGCAACCTGACGCAGCCACAGCACATTCAGCTGCAGGTGGTGCAGGTGGCTCCG GCCTCCTCTCCACACTCACAGCACCCGACAGATGTGAGTCAGCTGCATGACCCTCACGGCTACAGTCAGCACTCCATCCAGGTCCAACACATCCAGGTCACCGGGCCTTCAGGCACCGGACAAGGTGCCACGCAG GTAACTGGTCAGCCACTAAGCCCCACCTCCCAGCAGCCCAGTCAGGAGCTGAGCCCCACCCAGTTGACCCCCGTCACTTTATCTCAGAGCCACACGCTGCAGACCAGTGGCTCCCAGTCGCAGCAGGGGACCGTCCAGCACGCCTACATACCCGGGAACTGGAACTACCGAGGTTACT CGTCGGAGATCCAGATGATGGCTCTACCTCACGCACAGTATGTGATCACCGAGGCCAGCCCACCTGGGTCCGGAGTCAACAACAACCAGGTGAAGACG ACTCACTACGTGATCTCCGAGGGTCAGACCGAGCTGGAGGCCAAGCAGCCGGTTCCCCAGGGGGCGACGCAGGCCCAGGCCGAGCAgctggaacagcagcagcagcagcagcagcagcagcagcagcagcagcaacagcccAACAACTCACAAGGCCCCACGCAgtacatcatcaccaccacgaCCAACAGCAGCGGCGCTAGTGAAGTCCACATCACAAAACCCTGA